AGAGCGCGGTGGAGATCATGTAGCCGAGGAACATCGTCGAGGTGACGTAGCCGACGACCAGGCCGAGCGCCAGCCAGAGGCTCGGCCAGTGGACCTCCGCCTCCGTCCGCTCGTACTCGTCGAACTCGCTCTTGACGCGGACGATCGCCCGGTTCCGATCACGGATCGTGTGCACGATGCGCACGAGCACGGAGACGGTCAGCCAGACTGCCGCCATCCGCGGCCAGAACTGCGGGCCGAGCTGGC
This window of the Chloroflexota bacterium genome carries:
- a CDS encoding tripartite tricarboxylate transporter TctB family protein; its protein translation is QLGPQFWPRMAAVWLTVSVLVRIVHTIRDRNRAIVRVKSEFDEYERTEAEVHWPSLWLALGLVVGYVTSTMFLGYMISTALFLGLFIWLGGQRKWYVTLVAAVGALLFSFIFVGVVYVSLPTGVGIFDTITVAVYRLLGIQ